The following nucleotide sequence is from Silurus meridionalis isolate SWU-2019-XX chromosome 5, ASM1480568v1, whole genome shotgun sequence.
AATGATTTggaatatattaaatgtatgaatAGGCCTAATGACACACCaactaaatacaaaatgtaaagaataaaacttgtacatttaataatattgaAGAAAATATTATAACTGACCTTTGACTGGTAATAAAGTCCAGTGCCTGAGACCCGCTTGTCTCTCTCCATCAAGTACCAATGGTAAGGAACTCTTGCGATTCGTTTCTCCTAAAAGCAAAATTAGGTCAAATCTCAACAAATGACAAGaataaaaccttttatttttacttcataCATGAAccacaggtaaaaaaaaaaatcatgtcagTCCTCAAGAACAACTAAGACGAACCATTCTTGCAGAATGGAGCTGATTGTACTGAGCAAAGATCTAAACTATTAAGGAATACACAAAGTTATCTGTCACAAACTTAACTTTCTGCATCTGATTGTCTCAGACAGATTTCTGAGTGCTGCATGCTAATAACAATAGAGACCGCTGAAGAGTTACTGAGCAAATGACCAATCTGAGCAGACTGAGATGCATATAAATAAGTGAGAATATGAAGTTTCCTCCCTTCTGGCATGAACATTAAATGGCATTACAATTTAGCAAATATGCTCACAGAACAAACTATGGTAAATAGTGGGTCTACCATAATTAAATACTAAAAGCTTCTAATAGTTCTAAGATTTCTTCAaattaaaagagagagacaatatCCACTTTTATATCATACCATCTATTAGCATCAATCTAATCCCCACTAACTACATTGCAAAGACATGATTTATTAAAGTATTCTTGTCTTAATATCAATCATATATCATTTGGGTTCCCTTtgagaaagaacaaaaacataTCTATGATAGTGGTGTTCAGGTTCAAGGTCTGATGAAGagctggatttaaaaaaattaattcaaatcTCAGGACTGAGTCTTTAAACCCAAGAGCAAGCGTTTAATACTCCATTACCGTCCAGTATATttggattatattatatatggatcttttaaaagtgtgtgCCTTTTACATCCCGTACCATccagagatgtaccagtgccaattggaccccacttcatgtgtggagttttgacactggacctaatggagtgtttaaagactctggcacggagaagctggtgttggatctgtgatgatcgcaaatgttgagctattttataagttgcttagtagctcctggttttataaccacaatgactgtataagactgtagaaagaacatcactcataatcttacactccagtgctcatgttagttttcactctccagtgttctgtattgtttaaagactataatcacactcttgatgtcacccaaatgaggatgggttccccttttgagtctggttcctctcaaggtttcttcctcataacatctaagggagtattttcttgccacagtcaccatggctgctcaccagggataaatgcacacaatttaccttcactgttgatatctgtaaagctgctttgagacaatgtctgttgtgaaaagcgctatagaaataaacttgacttgactttgcaTAAATTTGCTGATAACTTCATCGTAAACACTCACCTTGCTACCGTTAGTGAATTTGTGGATGTATGTAGTGGCCAGTCCGGGGACGATCAAACACGCCGTCATTATACTTAATCCGGGCAATATTTCATACCACATGATGAAGGTAAGAGACGCTTAGCTGCAACTCTCCTATTTTGACCAAAATGTCTGCTGTCACGCACCGACTTACGTCACACAGATTTCCACTTCCGGTTTGCAAACGGCGCCATTATTGTTCAGCTCCCCCGTGTGGTGCATTCATTATTTCTACGTAGGAaagctatatatttttttatttaatctaagaTGCTAAGAAGTGGAAACAAATGCGttattataactatatctaGATTTCTATCTCCTTTTTAATCTtcgtttttaaatgtttcagtaTTTGTAGGTAGGCCTGAAACCaggcagccaatcagaagcgTCCGTCTGTGTTACCGAGAGACTGCTTTAGAAAGTTGGGTGAAGTCCGTCTGAACTCCGCACTGCTTCTCTGCTTCAGTCCTGCACACTGAACCATGAAAGAAGACAAGGAGAACACGCGGCCCAAAGAGAAGAAAGTGGAGATCAAATGTGACGAGAATGAAAAAACGGAGAAGCcgaataaagagaaaaaggagacCATGACAAAGGTAGCTGGTTTGCTCATAGCTACGTTACGAGCAGTTAGCTTCTTAGCTCAGCTGTAATATCGAGCAATATAACAACAACATTCTCACTCCTGTCGCAGTTTTgcacaaatgtttaaacaaacaGGTGGTTTGATTTATAGCTTCGtttattatgtttgtgtttgttagcCATGGTTTAATACATCACCCGAATAATGTTCATCTTGAGCTAA
It contains:
- the ndufa1 gene encoding NADH dehydrogenase [ubiquinone] 1 alpha subcomplex subunit 1, which encodes MWYEILPGLSIMTACLIVPGLATTYIHKFTNGSKEKRIARVPYHWYLMERDKRVSGTGLYYQSKGLENIN